CTCCGACTGCCGAGCGTCCTCGGTCACCACGTCCAGAATGCTGCGCCCTTGCAGGTTTGTCGCGGTGGGATCAGCGCCCGCACCTAACAGGACCTGCACCAACGAAACATTGCCGCCCGCAATCATGAGCGGGGGATAACCCGGCTGAAACTCCACCGACAGGTTTCGAGGCGGCGGTGCATTAGGGTCAGCGCCGTGGTTCAGCAGGCCCGAAGCTTGAACCGTGTGGGAATTGATGAGCGCGAGGTGTAGAGGCGTCAGCCCACGTCGGTCCGGCTGAACGGCAAGCTCTGGCGGAAGCATGTCCAAAAGCGCGTCCATGTCTTGAGGTTGGGAGTAATAGGTGAATGGCGACGTCGCCGCGTGCACCAGAGTATATCCGGATGCGGCCTCGAAGCTGGGGTCCGCACCGTGCTCCAGAAGAAGCCTGACCATTGCGGGCATGAACTCCGGATGCCCCGTCGCCCAAATCAGCGGAACGGCCCCATACCGGCCTTGCGGCGCATTCAAATCCAGATCGGGATGGCGGGCCAAAAGCGCCTTCGTCGACGCGACGCTGCCGTCCATCAACAAGTCGCGCAGTTCGCCATATGGCGCAGGAAGCCTGTCTGGCTGAACGCTCTGCGTGGCCCCTGACTGCATGTTTTGAATTTGCTGGTTGATCAGTTCCTCAAAACGGGCATCATCGCCGACCTGAAGGGCCAGCTTCATTTCGGTGTAGTACGTGGTGAGCGCTTCCATCTGGGCATCGCTCATGACCCCCGGGCGCGTCAGCGGCTGACGGCCTTCGCTCACATACGCACCGGCTACGCTCAACGAGAACGCAGTGAACAACACCACAGGAGCTATGCGCGAGAACATCATCCGCGCACCCGCTGTTCTGACTGGCTTGCCTTCATTGCACCCCTTCCACCGCAGCCAAAGAAAAAGGGCCGCGCATTGCACGGCCCCGTTCTAAGGTTTCAGTTTGGCGAAAATTAGGCGCTCTCAAGCAATCCTTTTTCGGCGGCCAAGGCGCGCATGCGCTCTTGCAGCTTCTCGAAGGCGCGAACCTCAATCTGACGGATACGCTCACGCGATACATCATATTGACCTGACAACTCCTCAAGGGTGATCGCCTTATCTTGCAGGCGACGTTGCACCAGTATGTCCTTTTCGCGGTCGTTCAGGACTTCCATCGCCTCCGCCAGCAATTCGCGGCGGGTGTCCAGTTCGTCCTTGGCTTCGTAGTCGCCTGCTTGGTCGGCATCCTCGTCTTCCAGCCAGTCCTGCCACTGTGTAGCACCCTCGCCGTCTGCCGAAATAACCGCGTTCAGCGACGCATCACCACCCGACATGCGCCGGTTCATCGAGATCACTTCATCCTCTGTCACATTCAGATCATGCGCGATCCGTGCAACGTTCTCGGGGCGCAAGTCGCCCTCTTCCAAGGCACCGATGCGGTTTTTGGCCTTGCGCAAGTTGAAGAACAGCTTCTTTTGAGCCGAGGTTGTCCCCAGTTTGACCATGGACCACGAACGCAGGACGTATTCCTGAATAGATGCGCGAATCCACCACATCGCATAGGTTGCGAGGCGGAAGCCCTTCTCGGGGTCAAACTTTTTGACCGCTTGCATCAGGCCGACATTGGCCTCGGAAATGACTTCAGCGGTCGGCAGGCCGTAGCCGCGATAGCCCATGGCAATCTTTGCCGCGAGACGCAGGTGCGATGTGACCATCTTGTGGGCCGCTTCAGTGTCCTCGTGGTCCACCCAGCGCTTGGCCAGCATGTATTCTTCCTCAGGCTCCAGCATCGGGAACTTGCGGATTTCTTGCATATATCGGTTCAGGCCTTGCTCCGGACTTGGAGCTGGCAGTCCTGTGTAATTCGCCATTGTATCGTGCCCCCCATAAAAGGTGTGCTTGGTCGGATCGTAAATATAAGAGCAGGTTTCGCCCCGCTCAAGTTTTTGGTGCGCACATAGACTGTGCGGGTTTCTCAATAATTAATGTAGGAACTCGACTTTGGTTCCAAAAGGGTTATGTTACGAGTATTCACATAATTGTCAGAAGTTCAGCCCAATTCATCTAAAAGTGCTTGAAAATCAGGCGGCAAAGGTGCCTCAAACCGCAACATTTCGTGTGAAACGGGATGCTGGAAGCCAAGTGTAGCTGCGTGAAGCGCCTGACGCGGGAAGTCTCGGATGGCATCTTGAGCCGCCTCGGGCAAGGCATTCTTGGCAAGTTTACGCCGCCCGCCATAGACGGGATCACCCACAAGAGAGTGACCGACATGGGCCAAATGCACCCTGATTTGGTGCGTCCGCCCTGTCTCCAGCCAGCATTCCAACAGCGAAACGACCGGCGGATTGCCAAACCGTTCCAGTACCCTTGCGCGGGTGACTGCATGGCGACCAATGTTTTTCACCACGGCCTGTCGTTGGCGATCCGTTTTATGGCGGGCTAAATTGGCAATAATGCGAAGGATATTCCCTTGCTCGAAGGCGACGCCGGGCAATCCGTTAATGCGAGGATCAGACGCCTCAGGTACACCGTAGACCAGCGCGTTATAGCGCCGCTCGACCGTGTGTTTTTCAAACTGCTTGGCGAGTCCCTGATGCGCGACATCGGTTTTGGCGACGACCAACAGGCCGGAGGTTTCTTTGTCGATACGGTGAACGATACCAGGGCGCTTTTCCCCGCCAATGCCTGACAGGCTGTCCGCGCAATGGTGCAACAAAGCATTTACCAACGTGCCGTGGGGCGAGCCGGGAGCAGGATGAACAACCATGCCAGCGGGCTTGTTGACCACGATCAGCGCGTCATCCTCGAAAATCACATCCAACGGAATATTTTCGGCAACCGTGTCGTAATCAACGGCCTCGCCGATCGTGACCATCCATACCTGCCCAAGCTGCGACTTTGTCTTGGGATCGGTCACAATCGCCCCATCCAGCGAAACGGCACCAGTTTCGATCAATTTGACCAATCGCGAGCGGCTGAGCTGCGCATCCACTGGTGCAAACAATGCCAATGCCTTATCAAGGCGCGCGGGCGGGGCGTCAGTGATCTCGACCGCGATAGTTTGAGGCGACATGAACAGTGATCCCGAATTTCCAGCGGAAGAACCCGCCAATCTGAAGTTTCTGCGACGGCTGGTGACAACCCTGACCGCGACGATGATTGTGGGCCTTGTAGTGATGATTGCACTGGTTGTCATCCGCTTGA
Above is a window of Litoreibacter janthinus DNA encoding:
- a CDS encoding ankyrin repeat domain-containing protein, which codes for MMFSRIAPVVLFTAFSLSVAGAYVSEGRQPLTRPGVMSDAQMEALTTYYTEMKLALQVGDDARFEELINQQIQNMQSGATQSVQPDRLPAPYGELRDLLMDGSVASTKALLARHPDLDLNAPQGRYGAVPLIWATGHPEFMPAMVRLLLEHGADPSFEAASGYTLVHAATSPFTYYSQPQDMDALLDMLPPELAVQPDRRGLTPLHLALINSHTVQASGLLNHGADPNAPPPRNLSVEFQPGYPPLMIAGGNVSLVQVLLGAGADPTATNLQGRSILDVVTEDARQSELELQDRLSASAAEESDREYAADYARARDMIRAAVDGRLARGD
- the rpoH gene encoding RNA polymerase sigma factor RpoH, with amino-acid sequence MANYTGLPAPSPEQGLNRYMQEIRKFPMLEPEEEYMLAKRWVDHEDTEAAHKMVTSHLRLAAKIAMGYRGYGLPTAEVISEANVGLMQAVKKFDPEKGFRLATYAMWWIRASIQEYVLRSWSMVKLGTTSAQKKLFFNLRKAKNRIGALEEGDLRPENVARIAHDLNVTEDEVISMNRRMSGGDASLNAVISADGEGATQWQDWLEDEDADQAGDYEAKDELDTRRELLAEAMEVLNDREKDILVQRRLQDKAITLEELSGQYDVSRERIRQIEVRAFEKLQERMRALAAEKGLLESA
- a CDS encoding RluA family pseudouridine synthase translates to MSPQTIAVEITDAPPARLDKALALFAPVDAQLSRSRLVKLIETGAVSLDGAIVTDPKTKSQLGQVWMVTIGEAVDYDTVAENIPLDVIFEDDALIVVNKPAGMVVHPAPGSPHGTLVNALLHHCADSLSGIGGEKRPGIVHRIDKETSGLLVVAKTDVAHQGLAKQFEKHTVERRYNALVYGVPEASDPRINGLPGVAFEQGNILRIIANLARHKTDRQRQAVVKNIGRHAVTRARVLERFGNPPVVSLLECWLETGRTHQIRVHLAHVGHSLVGDPVYGGRRKLAKNALPEAAQDAIRDFPRQALHAATLGFQHPVSHEMLRFEAPLPPDFQALLDELG